In Dioscorea cayenensis subsp. rotundata cultivar TDr96_F1 chromosome 11, TDr96_F1_v2_PseudoChromosome.rev07_lg8_w22 25.fasta, whole genome shotgun sequence, a single genomic region encodes these proteins:
- the LOC120272146 gene encoding LOW QUALITY PROTEIN: kinesin-like protein KIN-UB (The sequence of the model RefSeq protein was modified relative to this genomic sequence to represent the inferred CDS: inserted 2 bases in 1 codon), which translates to MKVENMVXVEEEFDYKSLCRRLDIELDKLIAEMRQQKDFEDEVEKIRAEAQSRLAEADKTYMIALENEKAKYEEDYMESVKRLEEQLIANKQIISNDTIGAENHARNMENIPGEEDPPATPSDEVNEIKQLLQNEILLRQSAEDEVNNLKSQLMHWKKLEVAGNAEIIRLRKMLENEANQKEKLEEEIAVLKSQLLQMSFEADETRRSLDRGGSGKVFTGLDSFVSQAKYSQLRDSGNGQKASIAKLFEQVGLQKILSLLESEDADVRVHAVKVVANLAAEEANQEKIVEAGGLTSLMMLLRSSEDETIRRVAAGAIANLAMNETNQELIMTQGGISLLSMTAADAEDPQTLRMVAGAIANLCGNDKLQTRLRGEGGIRALLGMVRCGHPDVLAQVARGIANFAKCESRASTHGNKVGKSLLIDDGALPWIVKNANNEASPIRRHIELALCHLAQHEVNAKDMINEGALWELVRISRDCSREDIRTLAHRTLTSSPTFQTELRRLRIEY; encoded by the exons ATGAAGGTGGAGAACATGGT AGTTGAAGAGGAATTTGATTACAAGAGCTTATGCAGGAGACTTGACATAGAATTAGACAAACTAATTGCTGAAATGAGGCAACAGAAAGATTTTGAGGATGAGGTAGAGAAAATAAGAGCTGAAGCACAAAGTCGTCTTGCTGAAGCTGACAAAACGTATATGATCGCATTAGAG AATGAGAAAGCTAAATACGAAGAGGATTATATGGAATCAGTAAAGAGGCTTGAGGAGCAGTTAAtagcaaataaacaaataatttcaaatgataCGATTGGTGCAGAAAACCATGCTCGGAATATGGAGAATATACCTGGTGAAGAG GATCCACCTGCCACCCCTTCAGAtgaagtcaatgaaataaagcAGTTACTCCAGAATGAAATTCTTCTTAGACAATCTGCTGAAGATGAGGTTAACAATCTTAAGAGCCAACTGATGCACTGGAAAAAGTTAGAG GTAGCCGGAAATGCTGAGATTATAAGACTTCGCAAGATGCTTGAGAATGAAGCAAATCAGAAAGAGAAGCTTGAGGAAGAGATAGCAGTTTTGAAGAGTCAGTTGCTGCAAATGAGTTTCGAAGCTGATGAG ACAAGGAGGAGTCTTGACAGAGGTGGTTCTGGGAAAGTTTTCACGGGCTTGGACTCCTTCGTGTCCCAAGCTAAATATTCACAGCTTAGGGACTCAGGAAATGGCCAGAAGGCATCAATTGCTAAACTCTTTGAACAAG TCGGATTGCAAAAAATATTGTCGTTGCTGGAATCAGAAGATGCTGATGTTCGTGTTCATGCAGTAAAAGTTGTGGCAAACCTTGCTGCTGAAG AAGCCAATCAGGAGAAGATTGTAGAAGCTGGAGGTCTTACTTCACTGATGATGCTTCTTAGGAGTTCAGAAGATGAAACTATCCGTAGAGTTGCCGCTGGTGCAATTGCTAACCTTGCTATGAATG AAACAAATCAAGAGCTTATAATGACCCAAGGTGGTATTAGTTTGTTGTCAATGACTGCAGCAGATGCTGAGGACCCTCAAACTCTTCGAATGGTTGCTGGCGCCATTGCTAATCTTTGTGGCAACG ATAAACTACAAACTAGGCTGAGAGGGGAAGGTGGCATCAGAGCATTGCTAGGAATGGTTAGGTGTGGACACCCAGATGTTCTTGCTCAAGTTGCACGTGGCATTGCAAACTTTGCAAAATGTGAATCCAGAGCTTCTACTCATG GAAACAAGGTTGGGAAGTCTCTCTTGATTGATGATGGAGCACTTCCATGGATTGTAAAAAATGCCAACAATGAAGCTTCGCCTATTAGACGACACATTGAGCTCGCTCTATGCCACTTAGCTCAACATG AAGTGAATGCTAAGGATATGATTAATGAGGGTGCACTGTGGGAGCTGGTTCGCATTTCAAGGGACTGCTCCCGTGAAGACATCCGGACATTGGCTCATCGGACTCTGACTTCCAGCCCCACATTCCAAACAGAATTGAGAAGACTGCGCATTGAATACTAA
- the LOC120271662 gene encoding protein FAR1-RELATED SEQUENCE 5-like: MYYGYFGDVVCLDPTYGTNKYAMPFVPIVGVNHHLQTVLFGCALIFDETEYSFVWVLEKWLQAMKGSHPKVIMTDQDYAISGAIAKVLPYTIHRYCLWHIFQNAKRHLGRLFTRGSKFGQDLSYCVRSPEPIEDFEKKWSELLTKYDLNENDWMLRMYRKRQHWVPVFSHEFFCADMCTTQRSESINKFFKGFLSRKMLLLEFVQGVDKALIRRREKEIESDFKMNNMQPSLILHMPIEEEASKLYTPAIFAKFQEELLGSLRYKCEKIEENGNIASYKCWIPEKEVRLIKMCSESGLLVRCSCCKFEFAGFLCRHILKVFIVANVDKIPREYMLTRWTRDAKCGKFFDEEGQEVQEDCYTHLTLRYSTLSHESQEVATKGSCSTEVYKVALHWLRKTREEVDKAIKMQKFEVPNNNIDKCLSQQTIMSTEVTIHDPPLAKCKGSGGRKKSILGEKSQEKKGQSCYGKEFKCINQG, translated from the coding sequence ATGTATTATGGCTACTTTGGAGATGTTGTTTGCCTTGATCCAACTTACggaacaaataaatatgcaatGCCGTTTGTTCCAATTGTAGGTGTCAATCATCATCTTCAAACTGTATTATTTGGTTGTGCACTGATTTTTGATGAAACAGAATACTCTTTTGTTTGGGTACTTGAGAAATGGCTACAAGCAATGAAAGGAAGTCATCCCAAAGTAATTATGACTGATCAAGATTATGCCATTAGTGGTGCAATTGCCAAAGTCTTGCCATATACCATTCATCGATATTGCCTAtggcatatttttcaaaatgctaAGCGACACTTAGGGAGATTATTCACAAGGGGGTCTAAGTTTGGACAAGATTTGTCTTATTGTGTAAGGAGTCCTGAACCTATTGaagactttgaaaaaaaatggagtgAATTGCTCACTAAATatgatttgaatgaaaatgattGGATGTTGAGAATGTATAGGAAGCGCCAACATTGGGTTCCTGTGTTTTCGCATGAATTCTTTTGTGCGGATATGTGTACAACTCAACGAAGTGAaagtataaacaaatttttcaaaGGGTTTTTGAGTAGAAAAATGTTGTTGTTGGAGTTTGTTCAAGGTGTTGACAAGGCACTAATTAGGCGTCGAGAGAAAGAAATTGAATCTGATTTtaaaatgaacaatatgcaaccaTCCTTAATACTTCATATGcctattgaagaagaagcaagcaAACTGTACACACCGGCTATCTTTgctaaatttcaagaagaactACTTGGAAGTCTTCGGTACAAGTGtgaaaaaattgaagagaatgggaatatagcttcataTAAATGTTGGATACCAGAAAAAGAAGTTAGACTTATTAAAATGTGCTCTGAATCTGGTTTACTTGTGAGATGTAGCTGTTGCAAGTTTGAATTTGCGGGTTTCTTATGCCGTCATATATTGAAGGTATTCATTGTGGCTAATGTGGATAAGATTCCAAGAGAATACATGTTAACCCGTTGGACAAGAGATGCAAAATGTGGAAAATTTTTTGATGAAGAAGGTCAAGAAGTTCAAGAAGATTGCTATACTCATTTAACACTTCGATATAGCACCCTTTCTCATGAATCACAAGAAGTTGCAACCAAGGGATCTTGCTCTACGGAAGTTTATAAAGTGGCTTTGCATTGGTTAAGGAAGACAAGAGAAGAGGTTGACAAGGCTATTAAAATGCAAAAGTTTGAAGTTCCAAATAACAACATTGACAAGTGTTTATCACAACAAACGATTATGTCAACCGAAGTAACAATCCATGACCCTCCACTAGCAAAATGCAAAGGAAGTggtggaagaaaaaaaagcattttGGGAGAAAAATCTCAAGAAAAGAAAGGCCAAAGTTGCTATGGGAAAGAATTCAAGTGTATCAATCAAGGTTAg